Proteins from a single region of Ascaphus truei isolate aAscTru1 unplaced genomic scaffold, aAscTru1.hap1 HAP1_SCAFFOLD_718, whole genome shotgun sequence:
- the IKBKG gene encoding NF-kappa-B essential modulator isoform X4, which produces MSVRGQSADMVQPNESPGSDYALSGGCPGDGSLGKLATLPSELTNHEGFQRLLVENQDLRDALQQSNAMLRLRHSELLEFQDNQRKESEFIKRKFGEARSLVQMLTKERSALQAQLNGASRRLSETTTKGERPVGHTETRQPGDATVTDQRPPKKPFSEEEEAGDKEARTETETPISSQDRRVRTEQELQRKLQEAEGRNTRLQHQLTELQGVVSELRRQEAEKGAEAHRQLQALQQQLEQLAEEKVSVKAQVTSLLGELNESQLSLESCMQEKKKLEESLQCVCEQQREWDAQVKKHMVQLDQHRMQVQNLETALKRERQNACEEMRKLAQLQAAYHQLFQEYDTHIKSSLQQERNSKGADLQVQELKQQLQEAEEALVAKQELIDKLKEAAEQYRAQLDTILVLKAQADIYRTDFLAEREAREKLNGEKVRLQEQLDELQRERGMIEEMRNRHSDNIRPSLLPGAYAGPLSYSNPPASSFHALAELQEFSCPKCRYRAPDMDTLQIHVMDCIQ; this is translated from the exons ATGAGCGTGCGAGGGCAGAGCGCGGATATGGTGCAGCCCAATGAGAGCCCCGGGAGTGACTATGCCCTGAGCGGGGGGTGTCCGGGGGACGGCTCCCTGGGGAAATTGGCCACGCTGCCTTCTGAGCTGACCAATCACGAGGGTTTTCAGCGCCTGCTGGTGGAGAACCAGGACCTGAGAG ATGCCCTGCAGCAAAGCAACGCGATGCTGCGCCTGAGACACAGCGAGCTGCTGGAGTTTCAGGACAATCAGAGGAAGGAGAGCGAGTTCATCAAACGCAAGTTCGGGGAGGCGCGGAGCCTGGTGCAGATGCTGACAAAAGAGCGCAGCGCCCTGCAGGCTCAGCTCAATGGGGCCAGCAGAAGGCTGTCAGAGACCACTACAAAGGGAGAGAGGCCAGTGGGACACACAGAGACGAGACAGCCAGGGGATGCAACAGTTACCGACCAGAGACCGCCAAAGAAGCCGTTCAGCGAAGAG GAGGAAGCTGGTGACAAGGAGGCACGTACAGAGACAGAAACCCCCATCTCCTCGCAGGACAG GAGGGTGAGAACAGAGCAGGAATTACAGAGGAAGCTGCAGGAGGCAGAAGGCCG GAATACTCGGCTCCAGCATCAGCTGACAGAACTTCAGGGGGTTGTTTCAGAGCTGAGACGCCAGGAGGCTGAGAAAGGGGCAGAGGCGCACAGACAACTGCAGGCACTGCAGCAACAGCTGGAG CAACTGGCGGAGGAGAAGGTGTCTGTGAAAGCGCAGGTGACTTCCTTGCTGGGGGAGCTGAACGAGAGCCAGCTGAGTCTGGAGAGCTGTATGCAGGAGAAGAAAAAGCTGGAAGAGAG CCTGCAATGTGTCTGTGAGCAGCAGAGGGAGTGGGACGCTCAGGTAAAGAAGCACATGGTGCAGTTGGATCAGCACCGGATGCAGGTCCAGAACCTGGAAACTGCCCTGAAAAGAGAGCGACAGAACGCCTGCGAGGAGAT GAGGAAGCTGGCCCAGCTGCAGGCCGCGTATCACCAGCTCTTTCAAGAATATGACACCCACATCAAGAGcagcctgcagcaggagagaaacAGCAAG GGAGCGGACCTACAGGTGCAGGAGTTGAAGCAGCAGCTGCAGGAGGCAGAAGAAGCGCTGGTGGCCAAGCAGGAGCTTATAGACAAGCTGAAGGAGGCGGCAGAGCAGTATCGAGCTCAGCTCGACACCATCCTGGTACTGAAAGCCCAG GCAGACATATACCGTACAGACTTCCTAGCAGAGCGAGAGGCGCGGGAGAAGCTGAACGGAGagaaagtgcgtctgcaggaacAGCTGGACGAGCTGCAGCGAGAAAG GGGGATGATCGAGGAGATGAGAAACAGACACTCGGATAATATACGTCCCAGCCTGTTACCCG GTGCCTATGCCGGGCCGCTGTCTTACAGTAATCCACCTGCCAGTTCTTTCCATGCTTTGGCAGAACTTCAAGAGTTCAGCTGCCCCAAGTGTCGGTACCGAGCTCCGGACATGGACACGCTGCAGATACACGTCATGGATTGTATTCAGTAA
- the IKBKG gene encoding NF-kappa-B essential modulator isoform X3, with translation MSVRGQSADMVQPNESPGSDYALSGGCPGDGSLGKLATLPSELTNHEGFQRLLVENQDLRDALQQSNAMLRLRHSELLEFQDNQRKESEFIKRKFGEARSLVQMLTKERSALQAQLNGASRRLSETTTKGERPVGHTETRQPGDATVTDQRPPKKPFSEEDDIKEELQLLRDANAKLEREKARLSGWQSSDGVRIREEAGDKEARTETETPISSQDRRVRTEQELQRKLQEAEGRNTRLQHQLTELQGVVSELRRQEAEKGAEAHRQLQALQQQLEQLAEEKVSVKAQVTSLLGELNESQLSLESCMQEKKKLEESLQCVCEQQREWDAQVKKHMVQLDQHRMQVQNLETALKRERQNACEEMRKLAQLQAAYHQLFQEYDTHIKSSLQQERNSKGADLQVQELKQQLQEAEEALVAKQELIDKLKEAAEQYRAQLDTILVLKAQADIYRTDFLAEREAREKLNGEKVRLQEQLDELQRERGMIEEMRNRHSDNIRPSLLPGAYAGPLSYSNPPASSFHALAELQEFSCPKCRYRAPDMDTLQIHVMDCIQ, from the exons ATGAGCGTGCGAGGGCAGAGCGCGGATATGGTGCAGCCCAATGAGAGCCCCGGGAGTGACTATGCCCTGAGCGGGGGGTGTCCGGGGGACGGCTCCCTGGGGAAATTGGCCACGCTGCCTTCTGAGCTGACCAATCACGAGGGTTTTCAGCGCCTGCTGGTGGAGAACCAGGACCTGAGAG ATGCCCTGCAGCAAAGCAACGCGATGCTGCGCCTGAGACACAGCGAGCTGCTGGAGTTTCAGGACAATCAGAGGAAGGAGAGCGAGTTCATCAAACGCAAGTTCGGGGAGGCGCGGAGCCTGGTGCAGATGCTGACAAAAGAGCGCAGCGCCCTGCAGGCTCAGCTCAATGGGGCCAGCAGAAGGCTGTCAGAGACCACTACAAAGGGAGAGAGGCCAGTGGGACACACAGAGACGAGACAGCCAGGGGATGCAACAGTTACCGACCAGAGACCGCCAAAGAAGCCGTTCAGCGAAGAG GACGATATCAAGGAGGAGTTGCAGCTGCTGAGAGACGCAAACGCCAAgctggagagagagaaggcgcgccTCTCTGGTTGGCAGAGTTCAGATGGGGTCAGAATCCgg GAGGAAGCTGGTGACAAGGAGGCACGTACAGAGACAGAAACCCCCATCTCCTCGCAGGACAG GAGGGTGAGAACAGAGCAGGAATTACAGAGGAAGCTGCAGGAGGCAGAAGGCCG GAATACTCGGCTCCAGCATCAGCTGACAGAACTTCAGGGGGTTGTTTCAGAGCTGAGACGCCAGGAGGCTGAGAAAGGGGCAGAGGCGCACAGACAACTGCAGGCACTGCAGCAACAGCTGGAG CAACTGGCGGAGGAGAAGGTGTCTGTGAAAGCGCAGGTGACTTCCTTGCTGGGGGAGCTGAACGAGAGCCAGCTGAGTCTGGAGAGCTGTATGCAGGAGAAGAAAAAGCTGGAAGAGAG CCTGCAATGTGTCTGTGAGCAGCAGAGGGAGTGGGACGCTCAGGTAAAGAAGCACATGGTGCAGTTGGATCAGCACCGGATGCAGGTCCAGAACCTGGAAACTGCCCTGAAAAGAGAGCGACAGAACGCCTGCGAGGAGAT GAGGAAGCTGGCCCAGCTGCAGGCCGCGTATCACCAGCTCTTTCAAGAATATGACACCCACATCAAGAGcagcctgcagcaggagagaaacAGCAAG GGAGCGGACCTACAGGTGCAGGAGTTGAAGCAGCAGCTGCAGGAGGCAGAAGAAGCGCTGGTGGCCAAGCAGGAGCTTATAGACAAGCTGAAGGAGGCGGCAGAGCAGTATCGAGCTCAGCTCGACACCATCCTGGTACTGAAAGCCCAG GCAGACATATACCGTACAGACTTCCTAGCAGAGCGAGAGGCGCGGGAGAAGCTGAACGGAGagaaagtgcgtctgcaggaacAGCTGGACGAGCTGCAGCGAGAAAG GGGGATGATCGAGGAGATGAGAAACAGACACTCGGATAATATACGTCCCAGCCTGTTACCCG GTGCCTATGCCGGGCCGCTGTCTTACAGTAATCCACCTGCCAGTTCTTTCCATGCTTTGGCAGAACTTCAAGAGTTCAGCTGCCCCAAGTGTCGGTACCGAGCTCCGGACATGGACACGCTGCAGATACACGTCATGGATTGTATTCAGTAA
- the IKBKG gene encoding NF-kappa-B essential modulator isoform X2, translating to MSVRGQSADMVQPNESPGSDYALSGGCPGDGSLGKLATLPSELTNHEGFQRLLVENQDLRDALQQSNAMLRLRHSELLEFQDNQRKESEFIKRKFGEARSLVQMLTKERSALQAQLNGASRRLSETTTKGERPVGHTETRQPGDATVTDQRPPKKPFSEEDNTSPGSSLSSCETTLTRSLCETLRPLDHEGSARAEQEEAGDKEARTETETPISSQDRRVRTEQELQRKLQEAEGRNTRLQHQLTELQGVVSELRRQEAEKGAEAHRQLQALQQQLEQLAEEKVSVKAQVTSLLGELNESQLSLESCMQEKKKLEESLQCVCEQQREWDAQVKKHMVQLDQHRMQVQNLETALKRERQNACEEMRKLAQLQAAYHQLFQEYDTHIKSSLQQERNSKGADLQVQELKQQLQEAEEALVAKQELIDKLKEAAEQYRAQLDTILVLKAQADIYRTDFLAEREAREKLNGEKVRLQEQLDELQRERGMIEEMRNRHSDNIRPSLLPGAYAGPLSYSNPPASSFHALAELQEFSCPKCRYRAPDMDTLQIHVMDCIQ from the exons ATGAGCGTGCGAGGGCAGAGCGCGGATATGGTGCAGCCCAATGAGAGCCCCGGGAGTGACTATGCCCTGAGCGGGGGGTGTCCGGGGGACGGCTCCCTGGGGAAATTGGCCACGCTGCCTTCTGAGCTGACCAATCACGAGGGTTTTCAGCGCCTGCTGGTGGAGAACCAGGACCTGAGAG ATGCCCTGCAGCAAAGCAACGCGATGCTGCGCCTGAGACACAGCGAGCTGCTGGAGTTTCAGGACAATCAGAGGAAGGAGAGCGAGTTCATCAAACGCAAGTTCGGGGAGGCGCGGAGCCTGGTGCAGATGCTGACAAAAGAGCGCAGCGCCCTGCAGGCTCAGCTCAATGGGGCCAGCAGAAGGCTGTCAGAGACCACTACAAAGGGAGAGAGGCCAGTGGGACACACAGAGACGAGACAGCCAGGGGATGCAACAGTTACCGACCAGAGACCGCCAAAGAAGCCGTTCAGCGAAGAG GATAACACCAGCCCTGGGAGCTCTTTGTCCTCCTGTGAAACTACTCTGACCCGCAGTTTGTGCGAGACACTCAGACCGCTAGATCACGAGGGGTCAGCCCGAGCCGAGCAG GAGGAAGCTGGTGACAAGGAGGCACGTACAGAGACAGAAACCCCCATCTCCTCGCAGGACAG GAGGGTGAGAACAGAGCAGGAATTACAGAGGAAGCTGCAGGAGGCAGAAGGCCG GAATACTCGGCTCCAGCATCAGCTGACAGAACTTCAGGGGGTTGTTTCAGAGCTGAGACGCCAGGAGGCTGAGAAAGGGGCAGAGGCGCACAGACAACTGCAGGCACTGCAGCAACAGCTGGAG CAACTGGCGGAGGAGAAGGTGTCTGTGAAAGCGCAGGTGACTTCCTTGCTGGGGGAGCTGAACGAGAGCCAGCTGAGTCTGGAGAGCTGTATGCAGGAGAAGAAAAAGCTGGAAGAGAG CCTGCAATGTGTCTGTGAGCAGCAGAGGGAGTGGGACGCTCAGGTAAAGAAGCACATGGTGCAGTTGGATCAGCACCGGATGCAGGTCCAGAACCTGGAAACTGCCCTGAAAAGAGAGCGACAGAACGCCTGCGAGGAGAT GAGGAAGCTGGCCCAGCTGCAGGCCGCGTATCACCAGCTCTTTCAAGAATATGACACCCACATCAAGAGcagcctgcagcaggagagaaacAGCAAG GGAGCGGACCTACAGGTGCAGGAGTTGAAGCAGCAGCTGCAGGAGGCAGAAGAAGCGCTGGTGGCCAAGCAGGAGCTTATAGACAAGCTGAAGGAGGCGGCAGAGCAGTATCGAGCTCAGCTCGACACCATCCTGGTACTGAAAGCCCAG GCAGACATATACCGTACAGACTTCCTAGCAGAGCGAGAGGCGCGGGAGAAGCTGAACGGAGagaaagtgcgtctgcaggaacAGCTGGACGAGCTGCAGCGAGAAAG GGGGATGATCGAGGAGATGAGAAACAGACACTCGGATAATATACGTCCCAGCCTGTTACCCG GTGCCTATGCCGGGCCGCTGTCTTACAGTAATCCACCTGCCAGTTCTTTCCATGCTTTGGCAGAACTTCAAGAGTTCAGCTGCCCCAAGTGTCGGTACCGAGCTCCGGACATGGACACGCTGCAGATACACGTCATGGATTGTATTCAGTAA
- the IKBKG gene encoding NF-kappa-B essential modulator isoform X1 has translation MSVRGQSADMVQPNESPGSDYALSGGCPGDGSLGKLATLPSELTNHEGFQRLLVENQDLRDALQQSNAMLRLRHSELLEFQDNQRKESEFIKRKFGEARSLVQMLTKERSALQAQLNGASRRLSETTTKGERPVGHTETRQPGDATVTDQRPPKKPFSEEDNTSPGSSLSSCETTLTRSLCETLRPLDHEGSARAEQDDIKEELQLLRDANAKLEREKARLSGWQSSDGVRIREEAGDKEARTETETPISSQDRRVRTEQELQRKLQEAEGRNTRLQHQLTELQGVVSELRRQEAEKGAEAHRQLQALQQQLEQLAEEKVSVKAQVTSLLGELNESQLSLESCMQEKKKLEESLQCVCEQQREWDAQVKKHMVQLDQHRMQVQNLETALKRERQNACEEMRKLAQLQAAYHQLFQEYDTHIKSSLQQERNSKGADLQVQELKQQLQEAEEALVAKQELIDKLKEAAEQYRAQLDTILVLKAQADIYRTDFLAEREAREKLNGEKVRLQEQLDELQRERGMIEEMRNRHSDNIRPSLLPGAYAGPLSYSNPPASSFHALAELQEFSCPKCRYRAPDMDTLQIHVMDCIQ, from the exons ATGAGCGTGCGAGGGCAGAGCGCGGATATGGTGCAGCCCAATGAGAGCCCCGGGAGTGACTATGCCCTGAGCGGGGGGTGTCCGGGGGACGGCTCCCTGGGGAAATTGGCCACGCTGCCTTCTGAGCTGACCAATCACGAGGGTTTTCAGCGCCTGCTGGTGGAGAACCAGGACCTGAGAG ATGCCCTGCAGCAAAGCAACGCGATGCTGCGCCTGAGACACAGCGAGCTGCTGGAGTTTCAGGACAATCAGAGGAAGGAGAGCGAGTTCATCAAACGCAAGTTCGGGGAGGCGCGGAGCCTGGTGCAGATGCTGACAAAAGAGCGCAGCGCCCTGCAGGCTCAGCTCAATGGGGCCAGCAGAAGGCTGTCAGAGACCACTACAAAGGGAGAGAGGCCAGTGGGACACACAGAGACGAGACAGCCAGGGGATGCAACAGTTACCGACCAGAGACCGCCAAAGAAGCCGTTCAGCGAAGAG GATAACACCAGCCCTGGGAGCTCTTTGTCCTCCTGTGAAACTACTCTGACCCGCAGTTTGTGCGAGACACTCAGACCGCTAGATCACGAGGGGTCAGCCCGAGCCGAGCAG GACGATATCAAGGAGGAGTTGCAGCTGCTGAGAGACGCAAACGCCAAgctggagagagagaaggcgcgccTCTCTGGTTGGCAGAGTTCAGATGGGGTCAGAATCCgg GAGGAAGCTGGTGACAAGGAGGCACGTACAGAGACAGAAACCCCCATCTCCTCGCAGGACAG GAGGGTGAGAACAGAGCAGGAATTACAGAGGAAGCTGCAGGAGGCAGAAGGCCG GAATACTCGGCTCCAGCATCAGCTGACAGAACTTCAGGGGGTTGTTTCAGAGCTGAGACGCCAGGAGGCTGAGAAAGGGGCAGAGGCGCACAGACAACTGCAGGCACTGCAGCAACAGCTGGAG CAACTGGCGGAGGAGAAGGTGTCTGTGAAAGCGCAGGTGACTTCCTTGCTGGGGGAGCTGAACGAGAGCCAGCTGAGTCTGGAGAGCTGTATGCAGGAGAAGAAAAAGCTGGAAGAGAG CCTGCAATGTGTCTGTGAGCAGCAGAGGGAGTGGGACGCTCAGGTAAAGAAGCACATGGTGCAGTTGGATCAGCACCGGATGCAGGTCCAGAACCTGGAAACTGCCCTGAAAAGAGAGCGACAGAACGCCTGCGAGGAGAT GAGGAAGCTGGCCCAGCTGCAGGCCGCGTATCACCAGCTCTTTCAAGAATATGACACCCACATCAAGAGcagcctgcagcaggagagaaacAGCAAG GGAGCGGACCTACAGGTGCAGGAGTTGAAGCAGCAGCTGCAGGAGGCAGAAGAAGCGCTGGTGGCCAAGCAGGAGCTTATAGACAAGCTGAAGGAGGCGGCAGAGCAGTATCGAGCTCAGCTCGACACCATCCTGGTACTGAAAGCCCAG GCAGACATATACCGTACAGACTTCCTAGCAGAGCGAGAGGCGCGGGAGAAGCTGAACGGAGagaaagtgcgtctgcaggaacAGCTGGACGAGCTGCAGCGAGAAAG GGGGATGATCGAGGAGATGAGAAACAGACACTCGGATAATATACGTCCCAGCCTGTTACCCG GTGCCTATGCCGGGCCGCTGTCTTACAGTAATCCACCTGCCAGTTCTTTCCATGCTTTGGCAGAACTTCAAGAGTTCAGCTGCCCCAAGTGTCGGTACCGAGCTCCGGACATGGACACGCTGCAGATACACGTCATGGATTGTATTCAGTAA